The following nucleotide sequence is from Aedes aegypti strain LVP_AGWG chromosome 3, AaegL5.0 Primary Assembly, whole genome shotgun sequence.
GCAATGCTGCCGACCAACGCGTGCTAACGAGGTTGAGAATCGGCCACACCCGGTTCACACACACTTTTCTTTTGAAAAGGGAATCTCCGCCTACTTGCGAGTGTTGTGGAACCACAATTGATGTGCGGCATCTTATTCTGCACTGCAGGAAGTTTGATCACGAAAGAAGAAGATACGGCATCGATACGCTAAGCTTGAAAGAAGCCCTCGATGACAATCTAGAGAGAACAACGAGGCTGTTGAAGTATCTACACGAAACAGGATTGTACAAGACATTGTGAACATCGAAAATGAATATCGTCATGTAAATTAGATTGAACATCTTTcaccgacacgaatgcacccttctggtgtaaagtgtcattaataaacaaacaaaaaaaaaaaaactattctacATAAATTAAATAGAAATGATGTTTGTATCACACAGTTTGTTTTCCATTCTTTCAGTACTGAATTATAACGTGCATTTTAAAAGCCACTGAAAATAAGCAACTCAGTTGGGTGTATTTCCGATTTCTATTCCTAGCAGAATAAGCAGTCACATTTCATGtttccaatattttgatttagcgACCATCCCGGTTGTTCGTTGAAGGTGCTGAAAGCATTTCGCTTCCGTTCAAGTAGTCTCACAACTCATCCCTTTTAGGCACATCTATGGAGCACATCGTATCGAACGCGCAATTGTTCAATCGTTCCGCAAATAAACGCCTAAAGCTTTCGTAATCGCATAGCGTTTGACCTCGGGGACACCCGGGAATGTGTACCGCACGCTCCTGGTGGCTAAGCATGACATGGGTTCCGTTGGTACACCTGAAAAGTTAAGATTTATGGCCAAATTATCTGATGTTTGATTGATTGTAATACTCACTCAAATTGTGTGAACACCAAATTTGATGCAAACGCATCGATTTCACTGACCCTCCACTGTCGTTTCCGCTCGAAATCCTTATGCGTTAGCGGATACTCATCGCGGTGGAGACCAAGGAAAGCCATGCTCTTCAACAGCGTTCCCGAATGGGTGAAATAGAACGTGTGCGGTTCCAATTCCCCATCAAATCGCTTCAGCAAATCCCCAAAAGCACTGCAAGCCTGCTCGTACGTCAACTCGTACCCATATCCATCGATCCAATAGTACTCCAAATCCTCTCCAAACTCCAACAATTTCACAGACAGCTTATCGAACAAAGTGCACCACGGTGAAGTGTGCTTCTTGTTCCACGCCGTCTCGAAAGCACACGTCTGGTACATCAGGTGGATGCTATCAGCGTCCAGGAACGTTCCCACCTTCTTAGAGATTCTACCGATTGCTTCCTTCATCGGTTTGCTATTGTAGAATAATTCCACCTCTCGAATTGCCTCCGGGTTGTGCTTTATCTCACTCCTCCATCGTTGGCAAAGTTTGTAAAATCTCAACACCGGATCCCGCGAGAGCGCAGTTGGGTAATCCACATCTACCGTTCTGCCAAACAATCCTAGACTGAAATTTCTCGCGCTGTTTTCAGCACGTTCCGTCTTTGTGAATTTAAAATAGAAATCCTCCTTTTGATAATCTTGCGGCAGGTGCCTTCCGTATCGCGTTCGGAACCGCTTACCCAGCTGCTGCATCTCATCTACCCCTTCGGCCACCAGCATCTTTTCCTCTTCAACCCTCAACATCGGTTTCCACCGTTCGAACATTTCCAGTTCCTTCTTGCACAGCTTTCCATGCTGCAAGATGTCGTCCCGGATGCCCACCAGATCCGTGATCATCCGCTCGATCACCTTTTTCGACGGGTTTCGCGTCCCGTGTCGGAACAGTCCCCACGTGCGCCGTACCTGACATCCATCAATCTGGCCAATCGGATTGTATCCCCCGTCGCGGAAAATATGCCGGTACGGAGTTTTGGTTGCCAACCGCCGATGGACAGTCTCCCAAGGTTTCTCCGAACAGGCCTGCCCGAGAACCACCGTGGTCACCGAAATCCAGCAGACTATCAGCAATCGCAACGCCAACAGAGGTGACGATGGCATTTTAGCATTGCACTCGCGCGCGGGGGCCGGAAGCAAACTACCACGGACGAAAGGATTTCTATATGGTTTTATACTAAATCCTTGCAAACCTTGGCGAACAATTACGATAGACAACAGACGAGTGGCCGAGCCGAGCCGAAAACAGCGGTTCCGTCAAAACAAATAAACACCACCCACCACCAGCTCATTCATGCGCAATCAGTTGTAACGGTAGTATGCCAACGTACACTGAACGAAAGCTCCAGCCTTacattgaatgatttgtaatacACAAGGCTGAAAATATTCATATTCCTTATTTTGAATGATTATCAAGGAATATGATGCATCCTCATGCATctgaacaaaaatcatccaattctGAAATGACTTCTATTATATTTCCGTATAACAATAAGTAGACAGTTGAATTAAGACAACACAAATGAATACCATGCAATAACTGACGGATGTTATTTTCTACCATGCTCCtaatcaaaaatcattcaactatCGTGTGAAACATCATACGGATAACTAACGATCCTAAACGTCAAATTGTTCTTGGAATGTTTACCTAAAAATGGTTGAAGCAGCGTGGTGTTCCTAGTTTTGCCTTTTGGATTTCACAGGtaatttcattttataaagGATTTTCCAGAattatttctatagaaattatgTTTATTACTTTCAAGCTCGCATTCAAGTGTACAAAAACCACAAATCGTGCATCCCAAGGACTTTAGTTAGAATTCTGGAGTCACATCAGCAGCCGCTTCATGCAGGTGTCGTGCGGCCATGAGATCAATAATTGTAATAGTGAATTTGTGATATTgttaatttacaataaaatataaTGTGTATAAAACTTTAATCGTTTGGTTATTGTTTGAAGTCGATTTGTATAATTTTCGTTATTACCAGGCATGTAATGACGGTTGTTTACATTGACgtatgaaaatcattcaaactcaagcatcttttgaaaggATGAAAATACTTTCAAGATAGGATGATTTCCATACAGTGCgatttgtaaacagatgatttcactggagatgaaaatcatcttgaatgtgtctgaaaataggtatggggctcggatgaggcaaaaatcattcaatctaTGGCGGgtgatttcgttcagtgtagtTATGAATGGGTGCACGGGTATGTGTGAAGGCGACGAATCAATGAACAGGAAATTGATCTAGTGACCGCTAGGTGGTGGCAGTACTGCTACTGAAAGTGTGAAAGGGGCTTGTTATTCGTAAAATCCCGATCAAAACGTATACCTACCCATGAATTAAATTTTATCACTtattaggccggaacaaatttgaaattctacttttgtctcccccccctccaaaatttccaaaaagtCAGAAGGGggaaacaaataaaatatcttattttcagtgtagattttcattattttccgtgTTTTTTAGCTAGCTTTGTAATTCGTCTTTACTGTATTATATGAGATAACAGGTGTTAATGGATTACAAGTCCTCAATCTGTTCGTTTTTGGTAACAGTGTGGTCTAtagaaatagatttttttttatgatttacatgaATTCTTCTCTTCTGGGCATTACGTGCCcaccgggacagagcctgcttctcagcttagtgtccttatgaacactttcacaattattaactgggagctttctttgcctaagttgccattttcgcattcgtatatcatgtggcaggtacgatgacacttaatgcccagggaagttaagaaaatagcgaaaagatcctggaccgaccgggagtgTTACATTAGGgctgttcaaaataaaaaaaaattgaaaattcaatctcccatatctttcttacaatccttaccataaaaatagagttcggtgaaattttcagctttctaggtagtgatttgaaggtggcccaaagacgatgttggtttatatggaaattactatggagaaatgttgaaaaatgttccaagcaCTTTAGTATCGGAATGTATGTACaaatttatcatcccatagtaaaaactcattcttcgaaCCATAACAAAgaagtttgctgaagagagcaattcaatccgaccgataggagaaaagatattcatgagtttgttagctattatttagcttcacatctacaaaatccaaaacaaaatttgctcaaaacggatttgttttttcagcaacttccttcattaagacttgaagaataagttttctCTATGGGATGATATATTTGTacttacagtactaacgtaattggaacattttttagaatttctgaatattaattttcatataaacctacatcgtctttgggccacctttaaatcatcacatagaaagctgaaaatttcgcaTAACACTGTTTTTATGGTGAAGATTATAAGGAAGATATGAGAGATTgtactttcaaaaatttttaaaatttgaatagcCCTTATGTTACATGCATGTTGGACCAAATTGATACAAtctaaatatgatttcaagttggatataagtgcaacattttcGCAGTCTTCTTGAAATTGTTAATAGATAGAGTACAATTTGAAAGCcgttttatggaaaatgttATGCGATCGATGTTACGAACAATGAACCGTGCCgtgtttattattcaaacattttgatttgacggaTATTGCGAATCTTTACTTAAATCCGCAGACTGTCCAACAAGTTGTGCGCCCGTGGCCCATGCGCCGAGTTGTGCGCCagccaaaaagtaaataaagaaatgtcaaaatatctcGCCCAGGAAGTGAATCACTTTTAGGGCTCGAGCCCTAAACTGGAGAGCGATCATAAATGTTTTATCGATACAAAGCAtacggaataaaattgttcgtACCTTCTTGTGTTTAAGTTGCAAGCGATTGAAATGATTTTGACCGACCCACAAGTCGGCGCATAATCGATCGGCGCGCAACTGcggttttgagaaaagattCGCAAAGTGCCCAACTAGTACCAGACCATGGCGCGTAACACTCGAAGTGAAGAGGAAGTGATCGAAATGCTAAAAATTCTCGAGAAGCTCAATATATGTGGCAAACATGCTTTTTCGCcatatgagaataaaaaatgatgaatttccctgaatttccattttattattttttgtcccccccccccctcgacacattttgatggaaggtgacaaaagaagattttaagatttgttccggccttattcCATCGTTTAAATCATTggttaaggtaccgcggggtaagtgggtaaatggggtaagtgaaaacaattggtATATTTAACTGAATATGTAAATTAACGTTTTTAACCTTCCTAATGCattacacattatgcattaaggctaagtagaccgtcattcgttttggcaacaatgatgacttttcagcttgcatttcaaagtgataaaactcagtcttgatagttcatattgacatgaaaatgtatcactgtacgcgctaacatgcatgaagtatgctgatactttttcagctgtgtcagtgcaaaaccaactgattttctttgattcgaaatcgtgagataaattagcaacaatcaccaacgacgcgtacaaatttcaatgacggcctacttcgccttaagggtcaaaaatgacccatgattttaaaacgctctcaaaaatccatttttgaaccgatttccgttcttttagctttatatgaaaaatatggaACTCTAGAATGGAACCCTGaaaattgtttgtcagtatgACCATTCTGGACGCAAGAgcacaagggaacctggaacctgtttcagaaggaactggcgtatatcatattcagcagttcatacacatgtctataacgacggttcaaatttcatggtttttcattcaGATTTACAAGAGAaccaagaggaccaacatttagatttggccggtatttcggagtattccggaaccggttccgctagggtgtgatgtgaacaatttcagaccatcatatagtaccatcatgcgacggctcaaaatacatgatttttcatccagatgtaaatggacaccatgccatatacctggcgttacgcaccaagtggaacagagcctgcgtCTCAGCATTTATTATCGGAGAGGTTTGCCATATTGTAtacctgggaagtcgaaaaaaattccaacccgaaaggatcctcgaccggtgggaatcgTTTTATCttactgaaaagctgcgcgtttaccgctgagGCTATATTGGTCTCTTGAACATGAAGTTATCATACTTGAATTTTATTTCCGTTATTaccaaataagtaaaaaaaatgtaatataggGGCCTATtatgtaaatcgagcagattcatgtgactcgtctgtattcattgtcgatcaaagcaagcatgcatattttagatgtcacccgtcgactcccatagtaatccagtcacatagagtgacaactgtcgaaaaactcgagtgacagagctaagtcgagcgaatttttcggtcgacagtgacaccagtcgagtcattttgatcgactcgacttataaaatagaccccataagGAATCGAAATCATTCGACATAATTCATGTTTTGGATAAGCAAAACGACATTTTATTGCTagcaaattataacttttgacatcaatcgcaattttgagaccTGCTCAAATAGCGCACCAGACATCATTTTAGGAAAAcctcagatattccttcaagaatcactCTCTTCATATATCCAGAGGTtcttccagagaattctccaggaattatttcgaaaattccttcagaaaaaatCCCTACCGTAATTcttacagcaatttcttcactagggcttttgccaaagattcctccaggaaaatatattgttttccaTGATACATTTTAGACCAGTTTTGATAGGGCTCCATGAATATCTTagcaattcctcctggagtttctccagggattcgataAGCAATTCATCCTCGGATTCctgcaaacaatatttacagGCATTTAATTTGGTTATCGGTCTATTTtactcgaagtaagagggagcatggagaagaaagcaatgaatactagatggataggtaccgtaagggaacggcgagagaaattggattagatgttgaagaagGTATACCATATGGAACAgcattacttgaaacgtccttctttctggctaacgtcccctatgggaacggcttggcgtgTTATTCGAATAATACTACCAAGACATCCAAGACATTTACggggattcctttagagatttcgaaaggagtttctgcaagaatgtctctagtgaatactaaagtaaattttttactggaattcttccagaagattctcccagaaatcctccaagatctgTTTAAGGAAAGctgcggaatttctccagatattttttaaacgattttttctggtattctttcagagattcctctagaaaatcaaggattcttgcagagaatTTTCAAGGcaacactttttttattttatgaagggattattagagtatggtAATATTCATATCTTCAAGGTTTcccccagaaatttctctaagagttacactaggacattttgtttcaatggttactcaagatatttatttagtgatttcttcagaattttccccgatgattcctccacggaaacatacaaagatatcctcAAGAAGTCCTCTCAAGatgcttccaggaattattccgaaaatttcttcttggattcctccctggattactccagggattctaccaggaatttttgcAAGTGTTTCTCAACTTacatattcctcaagaatttcttggaggaattctcccagagttaccacaaggaaaatcgcgacatgaattattttcataatttctctAGACTGACTTGGACTTGTTCTGAACCTCCAACGgggattcctctaagagttctcttgaaattccttcaatgattctcctatgaattcctgcaggaatttagtCATACATTATGCTAAGAACTACTTCAGGgattattttacgaaaatctctacaaatattcctccagttaATCCtctacattgatttttttttggtaaatctcttcatggaaacctccaaagatttcttctgggatttcttgaagaattattccagggatttttccagaagaGTCAAAACAGGGGCTACAggggtttttccagggatttctctacaaattctaCCAGCATTCGTCGTGGgacacctccaaggattctccaaaaatcctccagaagccctttagaaattcctacaggattATCTCCAGAGGctcatccagggatttttctagtaaaatctctacagcgattcctgcagggatttcttcagctttttcatcaggaatatcacaaaggattgctttaaaaaaaattcccaatgatttcctctagaaattgtccAAGTATGAGCTGGTAGAAAATCAACtgcaattttaatgaaatatgcttttcgtgtacgcagtctttattataaaaaagccgttgaaaaaaaaaagagagccaaaaagcatattttatgttccagggatattttcataaattcctctagagaattcttctaggaatccCTCGATtggctcttgcaagaattacttcagacatttttccaggaattcaaccGGGGAGGCTTCAAGggattactttatttttttctagaattacaacgcatttatccgcatcgaccaaggagtgtgggttcgattcccgcttcagttaggaaaacttttcgtcgggAACGTGTTTCGATTATGaaattgggcgttgcatgctggtCCGTGGTCTGGTGTGGTGCTTCTttaaaaggacaaaaggtccacTTGAAGCATTTACGTGAAGGTGTTTTTtaaggtttctccagggattgctctaGGAATCTTTTCAGAAGCTCATCTAGGATTCTTTCAAACATCTTCTTGAGAAAAtaagttcctagaggaatctttaaaaatcgcagatgaaattcaggatgaattattattcattttgatgaaatctctggaggaattcatgggtaaatctatgtaggaatttatagaggattctcgaagaattgcccggaggagtttttggaggcccagaacgagtctctgaagaaatttgaaggggaattcctggaagattacctaataaaatccttagaagaattcatgtagcgatttcctggatgcatgcctgaggaaattcctaaagtaaacttttgaggaatccctatagaaattcaagaagttatttattgtagaatccctagatgaatccCTCCAGGAGAATTTCGGGAGCGATCCCGAAGgaaatctcaggaataatttgtagaagaatctcgagaagactaccagagaatattctgaagaaacaaatggagaaatatctggagtaatgctTCAAGAAATCGTTGTATTGTATTTTGGAGGAAGCCTTAAAGACATCACTGCataaatccttgtagaaatattcctggaggaatgctaAGAAGAGTCCCCGACCAGATAGAAGAAACAAGATATGAACAGTTTTGCTcttatatgattttattataagaccagttgttataaaacatatacCGGTAGTAGTTGGAATAACAAATTTAACACCAAATAAATATACACCAAATATATtatactacagtcgactctccacatctcgatgttctacatctcgatatctctccctatgtcgatgattttttcggtaccttcaatctgcatacattttcactctccatatctcgatatcctccttatctcgatatctccctatctcgatgttgttttcctttcccaattttctctccgtatgtcgatatgcccattatcaaaggctactagactagattttagagattcaaaacaatttgcgaagacaaaatgacatctgtttgtttttgattttcctggcaacggagtgattttcaatctatattcgttaaaaatttgttctatgtctcgatctctccctatctcgatggtcccttcgatatcgagatgtggagaggcgactgtaatatgattacaaaacgtgttccgacctgtcacaacaaaacaacatgattgcaaattttgttattgttcATAACTTTAGATGTTATTCACAACCAACTTACACATGCAATGtaagaaatataacaaatgtcatGTAATTAATCTGATACAAAAAATGTGACGAGTTAAGAACAAAGCCATATTGACAAAGTTATATGAACTTCTGTTATTATAACAGCTTTTGTTACAATAtgtcataatcttgttatgtgattctaGACGGATGTCTGAGAAGCCTGAGTGGCCCAGAAGTAATATCTGAAAACAGTTCCCTGAGGAATCGTTCgagagattcctggagaaattctagttAAAATTTTACTGAAGACATTCCCGCAGAAAGTCTTGGCGAAATGCCTGTAGAAATatccctgcaaaaattcctggaataatccttggaaacgagtttgtctacctcggatccttgttgacggctggcaacaatgttagtcgggaaatacgaaggcgcatcatcagcggaagtcgtgcctactatgggctccagaagaaactgcggtcaagaaagattcacccccgcaccaaatgtacgatgtacaaaacgctcataagaccggtagtcctctatgggcatgaggcgtggactatgctcgagaagGACTTGCAAGCTATTGGGGTTtgcgaacgccgagtgctaaggacgatcttcggcggcgtacaagagaacggcgtgtggcggcgaaggatgaaccacgagctcgctcaactctacggcgaacccagtatcgtgaaggtagctaaagctggaaggatacgctgggcagggcatgttgcaagaatgccagacaacaaccctgtaaagatggtgttcgctacgaaaccggtcggaacaagaaggcgtggggcgcagcgagctaggtggattgaccaggtgcaccaggacctggagagcgtgggtcacagtcgaggatggagagaagcggccatgatccgagtgaattggcgaataattgttggcgaggctttatcaagataattgatgtaaagccaaataagtaagtaagtaatccttggaaaaatccctggaggaacttctgtcAACATTCTTGATGGAATTGCTGGTATTTGTGGAGTTCTATCGGAAAAGGTCTGGTAGCgaacaaaatttgcttcttggagaaatctcaggGTAACCGCTTGTGGAGCCCATGGAAAAAATCGCTGTAAGGATTACAGTAGAGATTACCGTGCACAGTATgcaaccagtggattacaacaaaattgtatcacaattatataaagatttgttacaaatatcagtttttttcatttttgttcataCACGTTGAGCTGTAATAATGTccttacataattaaaacaaaatcagttataataacaaaggttgtttcaaatttgtttaattcaataacataattattaaacaaatcgtgataaaaaatctgaaggaagTTACTTATACATGTGCGCTTTTATTCatgaaaaaacacaaaaaaaattgttataattAAGTTATGGATAATGACAaactgagttatatttttgtttgatttgaaacataataagttacatttttgtttaaattatattatattttgtttcaattttgtttagtatagaggaaattgtattgtattttttgttattttatctactACCGACCAGTGGGTTACAACAATATTGTAGCACGATTATTTCaagatttatttcaaatatcaaattttgtttcagttttgctagaagtactttgaattcatggaagaaatttaaacatgattgaaacaaaaccagttataataacaaaagctgcttctaatttgttactagttagaacataattataat
It contains:
- the LOC5574784 gene encoding multiple inositol polyphosphate phosphatase 1, which translates into the protein MPSSPLLALRLLIVCWISVTTVVLGQACSEKPWETVHRRLATKTPYRHIFRDGGYNPIGQIDGCQVRRTWGLFRHGTRNPSKKVIERMITDLVGIRDDILQHGKLCKKELEMFERWKPMLRVEEEKMLVAEGVDEMQQLGKRFRTRYGRHLPQDYQKEDFYFKFTKTERAENSARNFSLGLFGRTVDVDYPTALSRDPVLRFYKLCQRWRSEIKHNPEAIREVELFYNSKPMKEAIGRISKKVGTFLDADSIHLMYQTCAFETAWNKKHTSPWCTLFDKLSVKLLEFGEDLEYYWIDGYGYELTYEQACSAFGDLLKRFDGELEPHTFYFTHSGTLLKSMAFLGLHRDEYPLTHKDFERKRQWRVSEIDAFASNLVFTQFECTNGTHVMLSHQERAVHIPGCPRGQTLCDYESFRRLFAERLNNCAFDTMCSIDVPKRDEL